In Quercus robur chromosome 10, dhQueRobu3.1, whole genome shotgun sequence, a genomic segment contains:
- the LOC126702368 gene encoding inositol polyphosphate multikinase beta-like — translation MLKVPNHQVAGHQAGDGKLGPLVDDSGNFYKPLQSDDRGSKEVFFYTSFSSNTNIPNHIRRFFPTFHGTQLIEASNGSGKQPHLVLQDIFSGRLNPSIIDIKIGSRTWYPQASEDYIQKCFMKDTKRSSLALGFRIDGLQIYESEGSGFWKPDRKLIHKFTAEDVRLVLRRFISSNSFAGVDPDCTFASTIYGGSGGILAQLLELKEWFEHQTIFHFYSCSVLMVCEKESVVKEMSSGAEVKLVDFAHVVEGKGIIDHNFLGGLCSLIKFISEILTCSDVHTAKASLQDP, via the coding sequence ATGCTTAAGGTCCCAAATCATCAGGTTGCGGGCCACCAGGCAGGTGATGGAAAGCTTGGTCCTTTGGTAGATGATTCAGGGAACTTCTACAAGCCTCTTCAAAGTGATGATCGTGGGTCCAAAGAAGTATTTTTCTATACATCGTTCTCTTCCAACACTAACATTCCAAATCACATCCGCAGATTCTTTCCTACTTTTCATGGCACTCAGCTTATAGAGGCATCCAATGGGTCTGGGAAGCAACCTCATCTTGTGTTGCAAGATATATTCTCCGGTCGCCTCAATCCATCTATCATAGACATTAAGATAGGATCCAGAACATGGTACCCTCAAGCATCAGAGGACTATATCCAAAAGTGCTTTATGAAAGACACAAAAAGATCGAGCCTTGCACTGGGGTTTAGGATAGATGGTTTGCAGATATATGAGAGTGAAGGATCAGGGTTCTGGAAGCCTGATAGGAAGCTTATCCATAAATTTACTGCGGAGGATGTTAGGTTAGTCCTGAGGCGGTTTATTTCTTCTAACTCATTTGCAGGTGTGGACCCTGATTGTACTTTTGCATCAACTATTTATGGTGGTTCTGGGGGAATTTTGGCACAACTGCTGGAGCTCAAAGAATGGTTTGAGCATCAAACgatttttcatttctattctTGTTCAGTTCTTATGGTGTGTGAGAAGGAATCAGTAGTGAAAGAAATGAGTTCCGGTGCTGAAGTTAAACTTGTTGATTTTGCACATGTCGTGGAAGGCAAGGGTATTATTGATCATAACTTCTTGGGTGGGCTCTGCTCTTTGATAAAGTTTATCTCAGAGATTCTGACCTGCTCAGACGTGCATACAGCTAAAGCTTCTCTGCAAGACCCTTGA